The Novibacillus thermophilus genome segment GACGAAGCCGAGGTGGAGCGCCGTCCGAAGTTAGAAGGACGGAGCATGGTCATGATTTTAACACCTGTCTCGAAGCGGGAAAAGCATTGAACGAAATGACACCGAAAACATGGAGGACCGAAAATGCCTAAAATGAAAACACACCGCGGCGCAGCCAAGCGCTTCGGTAAAACCGGAAAAGGCAAAATTAAGCGGACGAAAGCTTATCACAACCACAACTTAGGGCATAAAACGATGAAGCAGAAGCGCCGTTTGCGCTCGTCGACCATCATGGCAAAAGGTGACGTCAAGCGCATCAAGCAGCTGATTGCCAACAAATAACGCATTGCACGCGAGGAGGGAACGACAGTGGCTAGAGTAAAAGGCGGTCCAGTGACTCGCCGTAGACGCAAAAAAGTGCTAAAGCTGGCAAAAGGGTATTACGGTGCCAAACATAAATTGTTTAAAACGGCAAAACAGCAAGTCATGAAGTCGTACATGTACGCTTACCGCGACCGTCGCCGCCGCAAGCGGGACTTTCGCAAACTGTGGATTGCGCGCATCAATGCGGCTGCCCGTCTGAACGGACTGTCATATAACAAGTTCATGCACGGATTGAAAGCGGCCGGGGTGGAAATTAACCGGAAAATGCTTGCCGATCTCGCCGTCCACGATGAAAAAGCTTTTTCGGAGCTGGTGAACCTGGCAAAATCGAAAGTGAATGCCTAAATCGCATGACAAGTGTTCGACGCAAGTTCTGTCCAGAGAAACACTTTGGACAGAACTTTTTTGTATCGGTTAATGACAGAACGGCTCATTTGCGTTAAACTGGCTATTAAAACAAAATCCTTTCGGGCGTTTCGATTTCTTCTATTTGTTAGAAAAAAAGTATTTTTATCCCGAATTTCGAATGTGGATAACATCAGCTATTTCTAGCATTACCCACATGGAAACAAACAGTAAAAGTGGAAACTAAACTTGTCCTTTCGATGGGGTTTCTTGTTCTTGGGATACACTTTCCCCCTCCCCACACAAGCGGGCTCGGTTATTTCCATGTAAAAGTTTGGATAGGCATTATTGTAGGAGAACCACCCGTTCTTCCATGCGCCGCCAACTGTACTCATTTTGGAAGGCTGCCGCGATTTTTAGAATGACTTGGCGACTGCGATAGATGATCGTACCAGGGACATGGAAAAACTCCTTACGAAATCGTGCAATGGTATAGCGGCGATGAACCGGTTCACAGCAGTCCATCTTAAAACGCTCGAATACATTGTAGGCCAACAGCTTCAGCAACAGATCGATTTCATTGGCTTTAAACGAATCTGTCGGAATACGGTGAATCGAAAAGCCGTGCTTCACTTCTTTGATGTAGTTCTCCATGCACGCGCGCTGATTGTAAAAACGCCAAATGTCGATGGGCTCCCAATCCAAATTGGTCACGATTGCTTCGTAATCCCAAAGAAAGTCGAATTGGAGTTGATCACCATCGTAGCGTTCGGCTTTCCTGATGACGACCACCATTCGAGCCTTTTTCCAAGAAGTGGCTTTGTACACTAAACAAAGGCCTTCGATGATGACGTCTCCGTCCACATAGCGTTTCCAATGAGGACATTTGGCGACTTCTTTGGCTAACCGATGCGTCCATTTGAGTTTGCCAACGTAGCCGATCTGTTTGCCTTCCCAAAAACTATAGAAGGTTTCGCCGCCGAATCCTTTGTCGAATCGGGCATACTTGACTTTACACGATTTAGGAAGACGTTGAAGGGTTTCCTTCGCGAAAGTATGGGCATTGCGGGAACAATGCGTATTGCCTGAACGCAGTTCGGCATTAAGGTAAAGACGGGACTTTCCTTCAAAGGCGATGAGTGGTTGGAAGCTTTTACGTCCGGGCTTTTGAGCGTTTGTCCCAACTTCGGCCCCTTCCTGATTCCCGTACACCGTCTCAACGGTGGAATCGAGGTCGAGAATGCATTCGTCGGATAGGCAGGGAGTGATGAGATCAAGGTTTAATGCCTTCAAGTCCCGACGGATCGTGGGCATGGAGACAGCAGCGCGGCACAGTTCTTTATACAAAAGAGTGTGATGGGGACAACGTCCACCTAAAAAACGACGTACCAGCGAATCGTCTCGCAATGAGCGGAAATGGAATATACGTTCGCAACCCAGTAGCCATCCGACTAAAAGGTACATCAAGATCTTGAAGAACGGAAAAAGCGTATTCCGGCCTTTCCCGCAACCTATCTGACGAAAAGCGTCTTCCAGTTTGATTTTTTCAAGGTACGCAAGCAAGGGTTTACTCCCTGCGTGTGAGGTTGCATTCTTTAGCGTGAATTCTGTTTTCATTTTGGCGATGTTTGTGGTAGACTTCACCTAACGGGTGCCCCTCTCTTTGGGTTTTGTTGTTCGTTCAAACACCATTATACCAAGGATTGGAGCACCTTTATTACTGGATCAAGCAACTTTACTTTCGAAATTCAGGTTTATATCATATATAGAAGGGGATGTGGAACCGTGAGAAAGATGAGAAGCGACATGATCAAAAAGGGGTTTGACCGTGCCCCTCACCGTAGCTTGCTCAGAGCAGCAGGGGTCAAAGAAGAAGATTTTGACAAACCGTTTATCGCCGTCTGCAATTCATACGTGGACATCATCCCGGGGCACGTCCATTTGCAAGAGTTCGGCAAACTTGTGAAGGATGCGATTCGGGAGGCGGGAGGCGTTCCGTTTGAGTTTAACACCATCGGCGTCGACGACGGAATCGCGATGGGGCACATCGGCATGCGCTATTCGCTGCCGAGCCGCGAAATTATTGCCGACTCCGTGGAAACGGTCGTGTCCGCCCACTGGTTTGACGGCATGGTGTGCATCCCGAACTGTGACAAAATCACGCCGGGGATGATGATGGGGGCCCTGCGCGTCAACATTCCCACTATTTTCGTCAGCGGCGGACCGATGAAAGCAGGGAAAGACAAGAGCGGCAGGTCCATCTCCCTGTCCTCTGTCTTTGAAGGTGTGGGAGCGTACCAGTCTGGCAGCATCGACGAAAAAACACTCACTGAACTGGAAATGTACGGTTGCCCGACGTGTGGTTCCTGCTCTGGCATGTTTACAGCGAATTCAATGAACTGTCTGGCGGAAGCCCTCGGTCTGGCATTGCCAGGGAACGGCACTATCCTGGCCGTATCCGAAGAGAGGAAAGAATTCGTCAAGCGGTCGGCTAGACAGCTGATGAAACTCATCGAGAAAGACATCAAGCCCCGCGACATTGTCACGAAAGAGGCGATCGACAACGCGTTTGCCCTCGACATGGCGATGGGCGGTTCGACGAACACCGTCTTGCACACGATGGCCCTCGCGCACGAAGCCGAGATCGACTACCCGATTGAGCGCATAAACGACGTGGCCTCGCGTGTCCCGCATTTGGCCAAGATCGCTCCGGCGTCGGACCACCACATTGAAGACGTGCACGAAGCGGGCGGGGTCAGTGCCATTCTCAACGAACTGTTTAAAAAGCCGGGGGTGCTGCACGGGGACTGTATCACCGTAACCGGCAAAACGTTGCGTGAAAATGTAAAGGGGTGCGAAATCAAAAACAAAGAAGTCATCCGTCCTATTGACAATCCGCACAGTGAACGCGGCGGGCTGGCGGTTCTCTTCGGCAACTTGGCGCCGGAAGGGAGCATCATTAAGGTCGGCGCCGTTGACCCGGAAGTGGGGGATAAGCACGTCGGTCCGGCGATCTGCTTTAACTCCCAGGAAGAGGCGCTGAAAGGGATTGCCCAGGGGAAAGTGAAAGAAGGAGATGTCGTCGTCATCCGTTACGAAGGACCGAAAGGCGGTCCCGGGATGCCAGAAATGCTCGCGCCGACGTCACAAATTGTCGGGATGGGGCTGGGAGCTAAAGTCGGTTTGATTACGGACGGGCGCTTCTCCGGCGCATCCCGCGGCATCTCCATCGGCCACATCTCGCCGGAAGCGGCGGAAGGGGGACCCATCGCCTTCGTGGAAGACGGGGATATCATCGAACTAGACCTCGCCAACCGAAAAATCGAGTTGAAGGTCAGTGACGAGGAGATGAAACGCCGTCAAGCGAAATGGAAAGGGTTTGAACCGAAAGTAAACAGCGGTTATCTGGCCCGTTACTCCAAACTGGTCACATCGGCGAGCACTGGCGGCGTCATGAAAATATAACAAATTATTTTACCTAAAACCATTGACATTGGGCTGAGAAGGTGTCTATAATAGCATCTAAATAATAAATGCAAGCACGCCAAATCTATATGACCGTTTGGTTGGAAGGGTGTCTAGGGTTCCGCCGTAACAGGGTCTGGACCGAGTGACATCAGCACTTACGGCTCGTAAGTGTACACCGTGAGGATAAAAGCCTCTGCGGCAGGTTCTAACCTAATCGTGCCCACATGATTAGGAAATAACGCTGTAGGGGCTTTGATTATTCAACCCCATGATTCAGAAAATTCCAACCGCAGAAGAGGCTATGAAGAGGATAAGACATGAGGCGTCAGGTGTGACAGAGAGCTCTGGGTTGCTGGAAACAGAGTCACCTGCTTCATGGTAGCTCGCCTCGGAGCTTTCCCCTGAACCGCAGTGGGTGTGTGCGCTGCGCAGTAGGATTGGAACGGGTCGCTCCCGTTAAGAGCGAAAGTGTACGACGACGAAACACTTGCTGAGGTTGCGTTTTGCGAAAAACGCGACGAAGTTGGGTGGTACCGCGAAATCCTTCGCCCCAATCTGGCACGTAAAGAGGTGTTAGCTTTATGTGCTGGAAGGAGAAGGATTTTTTATTTTTTAAAAAGGAGGAGACAGTCATGTGTGCCCAGGCGCAAGCGGCGGGAAATGTGTTAGAACTGATCAAGGAAGATGAGGGAGAAGAATTAAGCGGCGCAGAGATTCTTTTGCGGTGTTTGATTCAAGAGGGCGTGGAGCGGATCTTCGGGTACCCGGGCGGGGCTGTGCTTCCGATATACGATTCGCTGTACTCCAGCGCTCTCCAACACATTTTGACTAGACACGAACAGGGGGCGATTCACGCGGCGGACGGGTATGCCCGGGCGACGGGCAAACCGGGCGTCGTCATCGCCACCTCCGGCCCCGGCGCGACCAACTTGGTTACAGGCATTGCCACGGCGCATATGGACTCGGTTCCGCTCGTCTGCATTACGGGAAATGTGGCGACGTCCGCCATCGGGACAGATGCCTTCCAGGAGGCGGATATTACGGGTATTACGATGCCGATTACGAAACACAACTACTTGGTTCGCGATACGAAAGACATTCCGAGGATCGTAAAGGAAGCTTTCCACATTGCGAGCAGCGGCCGTCCCGGACCCGTGCTGATTGATATTCCGAAGGACGTGGCCAACCGGAAAGTGCGATTTCAATCGGTAGACCGTATTTCCCTTCCTGGCTACAACCCGACGTTAAAACCGCATCCCCTTCAAGTGGAACGCCTCGTCAAGGCAGTTGCTGAGGCGAAGCGGCCAGTCATACTGGCTGGCGGGGGGTTGTGAGCAGCGGAGCCGATCAAGAGTTGATCCAGTTCGCGGAACAGGCACGCATTCCCGTCACCACCACCTTGATGGGGATCGGCGGATTCCCTGGGAAACACCCGCTGTTTATGGGCATGCCCGGCATGCACGGAACGTATGCGGCGAACCAGGCGCTGCTCGAGTGCGACCTGCTCATCGGAATTGGGGCGAGATTCGACGACCGGGTCACGATGGGGCGTGTAGACAAATTCGCACGGAAAGCCAAGATCGTCCACATCGACGTCGACCCGGCCGAGATCGGCAAAACTGTCGAGACGTACATCCCCCTCGTCGGCGACGTCAAACTAGTGCTCGAAGCCGCAAACGCGAAAGTCTCGCCGTCTCAGTCAGAAGCGTGGTTGAAGCAAATCGACGAATGGAAGACCGCGCATCCGCTCTCGTACAAAAAACACAGCAACACCCTCATGCCACAGTGGGTAATAGAGCTGTTGTATGAATCGACGGGCGGGGATGCGA includes the following:
- the rpmI gene encoding 50S ribosomal protein L35 — its product is MPKMKTHRGAAKRFGKTGKGKIKRTKAYHNHNLGHKTMKQKRRLRSSTIMAKGDVKRIKQLIANK
- the rplT gene encoding 50S ribosomal protein L20, with the translated sequence MARVKGGPVTRRRRKKVLKLAKGYYGAKHKLFKTAKQQVMKSYMYAYRDRRRRKRDFRKLWIARINAAARLNGLSYNKFMHGLKAAGVEINRKMLADLAVHDEKAFSELVNLAKSKVNA
- a CDS encoding IS1380 family transposase yields the protein MKTEFTLKNATSHAGSKPLLAYLEKIKLEDAFRQIGCGKGRNTLFPFFKILMYLLVGWLLGCERIFHFRSLRDDSLVRRFLGGRCPHHTLLYKELCRAAVSMPTIRRDLKALNLDLITPCLSDECILDLDSTVETVYGNQEGAEVGTNAQKPGRKSFQPLIAFEGKSRLYLNAELRSGNTHCSRNAHTFAKETLQRLPKSCKVKYARFDKGFGGETFYSFWEGKQIGYVGKLKWTHRLAKEVAKCPHWKRYVDGDVIIEGLCLVYKATSWKKARMVVVIRKAERYDGDQLQFDFLWDYEAIVTNLDWEPIDIWRFYNQRACMENYIKEVKHGFSIHRIPTDSFKANEIDLLLKLLAYNVFERFKMDCCEPVHRRYTIARFRKEFFHVPGTIIYRSRQVILKIAAAFQNEYSWRRMEERVVLLQ
- the ilvD gene encoding dihydroxy-acid dehydratase encodes the protein MRSDMIKKGFDRAPHRSLLRAAGVKEEDFDKPFIAVCNSYVDIIPGHVHLQEFGKLVKDAIREAGGVPFEFNTIGVDDGIAMGHIGMRYSLPSREIIADSVETVVSAHWFDGMVCIPNCDKITPGMMMGALRVNIPTIFVSGGPMKAGKDKSGRSISLSSVFEGVGAYQSGSIDEKTLTELEMYGCPTCGSCSGMFTANSMNCLAEALGLALPGNGTILAVSEERKEFVKRSARQLMKLIEKDIKPRDIVTKEAIDNAFALDMAMGGSTNTVLHTMALAHEAEIDYPIERINDVASRVPHLAKIAPASDHHIEDVHEAGGVSAILNELFKKPGVLHGDCITVTGKTLRENVKGCEIKNKEVIRPIDNPHSERGGLAVLFGNLAPEGSIIKVGAVDPEVGDKHVGPAICFNSQEEALKGIAQGKVKEGDVVVIRYEGPKGGPGMPEMLAPTSQIVGMGLGAKVGLITDGRFSGASRGISIGHISPEAAEGGPIAFVEDGDIIELDLANRKIELKVSDEEMKRRQAKWKGFEPKVNSGYLARYSKLVTSASTGGVMKI